In Microvenator marinus, one genomic interval encodes:
- a CDS encoding low molecular weight phosphotyrosine protein phosphatase — translation MKRIIFVCSGNICRSPMAAGFAKEKFTDRDIKAAVISCGTLKLNGHKAARFAIEAMKEVGIDISEHRSQGINTAMLRVADDIVVMAPEHEAFVLSSDPQLRTKIVRMWEHSARELKEIADPVSKSLDHFRICRDLLDECLDTWIETWK, via the coding sequence ATGAAGCGCATTATCTTTGTGTGCTCAGGTAATATCTGTCGCTCACCCATGGCGGCCGGATTTGCCAAAGAGAAGTTCACAGATCGCGATATCAAGGCGGCGGTGATTTCCTGTGGAACGTTGAAGCTCAACGGGCACAAAGCCGCACGATTTGCGATTGAGGCCATGAAAGAGGTCGGGATTGATATCTCTGAGCACCGCTCTCAGGGAATCAACACGGCGATGCTACGCGTGGCAGACGATATCGTAGTGATGGCGCCGGAGCACGAGGCTTTTGTCTTGAGCTCCGACCCTCAACTTAGGACAAAGATCGTGAGAATGTGGGAACACAGCGCCCGAGAGCTTAAGGAGATTGCCGACCCCGTCAGCAAATCGTTGGACCATTTTCGAATCTGTCGGGATCTCTTGGATGAATGTCTCGATACTTGGATAGAGACGTGGAAATGA
- the lon gene encoding endopeptidase La, producing the protein MSEEKHTPGSFHELSILPLRNTVLFPQVVVPLAVGRAKSVKLIEDAVQSERPIAILTQKNADTDDPDLEDLYTIGTVARILKVVKIASDNYSVIIQGQSRVRLDELITDEPFFKGRFEVLDEGDSDDQAVQVEVEALFMNLKSTAKQVVNFIPAMPKEASQMVDGVNDPGQLCDFVAANMDISPEEKQAILETVDLRERLKTVVTLLARQLEVLRVSDKIQSQIKEEIDKNQREYYLRQQLKAIKEQLGELDGEGNDLEDLATAIEEADLPEEVEEVCRKQMNRLRMMQPASSEYGVTRTYLETLLDIPWKTGTDDHLNIREAQVILDEDHYDLEKVKKRIVEYLAVRKLKNDMKGPILCLAGPPGVGKTSLGRSVARALGRKFVRISLGGVHDESEVRGHRRTYVGALPGRIVQALRKAGTNNPVLMLDEIDKVGRDFRGDPSAALLEVLDPEQNSSFSDHYVEIPVDLSNVLFIATANQLDPISPPLRDRMDVIEIPGYTAQDKMHISRRYLVPKQLESHGITEENLELTDEALDQIIRNHTREAGVRTLERRVADICRGVAVKVAQSISDASDGEPEQVKIRVDAGDVDEYLGPDRYQYEVAQRVAQPGVATGLAWTAAGGDILFIEATKMQQGKGELVLTGQLGDVMKESVRAALSYIRSNVESFHIDPAFMRQYDIHLHVPAGAIPKDGPSAGITMFIALLSLLTGVKVRPDVAMTGEITLRGNVLPVGGIKEKVLAAHRSGIKRVILPERNKKDLLDVSEDIKNDLEFFFVGHVENLPELVLDGEITAPAGDSAAE; encoded by the coding sequence ATGTCGGAAGAAAAGCATACACCGGGTTCCTTCCACGAACTCTCGATCTTGCCTCTTAGAAATACCGTGTTGTTTCCGCAGGTTGTCGTGCCTTTGGCCGTTGGGCGTGCCAAAAGCGTCAAGCTGATCGAAGACGCGGTTCAGTCGGAAAGACCGATCGCAATCCTCACACAGAAGAATGCGGACACGGACGACCCAGATCTCGAGGATCTCTACACGATCGGTACGGTCGCGAGAATTCTCAAGGTCGTTAAGATCGCGAGTGATAATTATAGCGTGATCATTCAAGGCCAATCTCGCGTTCGCCTCGATGAACTCATCACGGACGAGCCGTTCTTCAAAGGCCGTTTCGAAGTCCTCGACGAGGGCGATAGCGACGACCAAGCTGTCCAGGTTGAGGTTGAAGCTCTCTTCATGAACTTGAAGAGCACCGCGAAACAAGTGGTTAACTTCATCCCGGCAATGCCTAAAGAGGCTAGCCAGATGGTCGACGGCGTCAACGATCCGGGTCAGCTCTGTGATTTCGTCGCTGCGAACATGGATATCTCGCCGGAAGAAAAGCAGGCAATCCTTGAAACCGTGGACTTGAGGGAGCGCCTCAAGACCGTGGTGACCTTGCTCGCGCGACAGCTTGAGGTTCTAAGGGTCTCGGACAAGATCCAGAGCCAGATCAAAGAAGAGATCGACAAAAATCAACGCGAATACTACTTGCGCCAGCAACTCAAGGCCATCAAAGAGCAGCTCGGTGAGCTGGACGGGGAGGGCAACGATCTCGAAGACCTCGCTACGGCTATTGAAGAAGCCGATCTTCCTGAAGAAGTTGAAGAGGTTTGCAGAAAGCAGATGAACCGATTGCGCATGATGCAGCCGGCTTCCAGCGAGTACGGCGTCACTCGAACGTACCTCGAGACGCTGCTCGATATACCTTGGAAGACGGGGACCGATGACCACCTAAATATTCGTGAGGCTCAGGTCATCCTCGACGAAGACCACTACGACCTCGAAAAGGTCAAAAAGCGCATTGTTGAGTACCTCGCTGTACGAAAGCTTAAGAACGACATGAAGGGCCCAATCCTTTGTCTCGCAGGCCCTCCTGGTGTGGGTAAGACAAGCCTTGGTCGCTCAGTGGCGCGCGCGCTTGGCCGCAAATTCGTCAGGATTTCTCTCGGCGGCGTGCATGACGAATCTGAAGTTCGCGGGCACCGAAGAACGTACGTTGGCGCATTGCCTGGCCGAATCGTTCAAGCCCTTAGAAAGGCGGGTACCAATAACCCTGTTCTAATGCTCGACGAGATCGATAAAGTGGGTCGTGACTTCCGTGGCGATCCGTCGGCGGCGTTGCTTGAGGTGCTTGACCCCGAGCAAAATAGCTCGTTCTCAGATCACTACGTGGAAATCCCCGTGGACCTCTCGAACGTGCTCTTCATTGCGACTGCGAACCAGTTGGATCCGATTTCTCCGCCGTTGCGTGACCGTATGGATGTCATCGAAATTCCGGGCTACACCGCTCAGGATAAGATGCATATCTCCCGGCGATACCTCGTGCCCAAGCAGCTCGAGAGCCACGGGATTACCGAAGAGAACTTGGAGCTTACGGACGAGGCTCTCGACCAAATCATCCGCAACCACACGCGTGAGGCGGGCGTAAGAACGCTTGAAAGGCGCGTGGCGGATATCTGCCGTGGTGTAGCGGTGAAGGTTGCTCAAAGTATCTCGGACGCGAGCGATGGAGAGCCTGAACAGGTTAAGATTCGTGTTGATGCCGGTGATGTTGATGAGTACCTCGGACCCGATCGATATCAGTACGAGGTTGCACAACGCGTCGCACAACCCGGAGTCGCTACTGGACTCGCGTGGACCGCTGCTGGTGGCGATATCCTCTTCATCGAGGCTACGAAGATGCAGCAAGGCAAAGGAGAGCTCGTCCTCACTGGCCAACTTGGTGATGTGATGAAGGAGTCTGTCCGTGCTGCTCTCTCCTATATCCGTTCGAACGTTGAGTCTTTCCACATCGACCCCGCGTTCATGCGTCAGTACGATATCCACCTTCACGTTCCAGCGGGCGCAATTCCTAAGGACGGGCCGAGTGCTGGTATCACCATGTTCATCGCACTCTTGAGCCTATTGACGGGTGTCAAAGTCCGGCCTGATGTAGCCATGACCGGTGAGATTACCCTGCGTGGAAACGTGCTTCCTGTGGGCGGAATTAAGGAGAAGGTCCTTGCTGCGCACCGTTCAGGAATCAAGAGAGTTATCCTTCCAGAGAGAAACAAGAAGGACCTTCTCGACGTCTCCGAAGACATCAAGAACGACTTGGAGTTCTTCTTCGTAGGTCACGTAGAGAATCTCCCCGAATTGGTTCTAGATGGCGAGATTACAGCGCCTGCGGGCGATTCCGCCGCTGAATAA
- a CDS encoding CBS domain-containing protein — protein MKVVITHHNADLDALASSIAAAKLHGASALANNVVNPPVKKFLALHKDFYGLVQASEVENEQIEEVIVVDVRDARRLKEYEEILASTPKTRVYDHHPASEFDIEADWEQIEPVGACATLLVERLLEENIPISPAEATLFLLGIYSDTGRLSFSSTQARDVKVCAALLDLGANLRVVNRFLRRQYSDEQSKLLVECMASLSEESVHEVEFAFVQASTEKFVHGASSVVQQVLEFGGHDAIFGVIEFRKNRRVQVIGRSRVSYVNMGAILSQFGGGGHRGAAAATIKHKTPEVVVEEIKALLCKTPPEPARVRDLMNSPVVTVSHDTPLGEVAGVLQTHNISGAPVIRDEEICGIVSKRDVRRAERSQNLGLPVSSHMTHEVSTISPREPIEDALSLMIEHDVGRLPVVSDGKIVGIITRTDLIAALYMKLPEDLEPLDEL, from the coding sequence ATGAAGGTCGTTATCACCCATCACAACGCAGACCTGGACGCACTCGCGAGCTCGATTGCCGCTGCCAAGCTGCATGGGGCATCCGCGCTCGCCAACAACGTAGTGAATCCACCCGTCAAGAAGTTCCTCGCGCTGCACAAAGATTTCTATGGCTTGGTGCAGGCGTCTGAGGTCGAGAACGAGCAGATTGAAGAAGTCATCGTCGTGGACGTGAGGGATGCTCGGCGCCTCAAGGAGTACGAAGAGATTCTGGCGTCTACTCCAAAAACTAGGGTCTACGACCACCATCCAGCTTCTGAGTTCGATATCGAGGCGGATTGGGAGCAGATCGAGCCGGTAGGCGCCTGCGCGACCCTCTTAGTTGAGCGGCTTTTGGAGGAGAACATCCCGATTTCTCCTGCAGAAGCGACGCTTTTTCTTCTAGGTATTTATAGCGACACGGGGCGTCTCTCGTTCTCGTCGACCCAGGCTCGAGACGTCAAAGTTTGTGCGGCTCTATTGGACCTCGGCGCGAATCTAAGGGTCGTTAATCGCTTCCTGAGGCGCCAATACTCCGACGAACAATCAAAACTCTTGGTCGAATGCATGGCGTCTCTTTCCGAGGAGAGCGTGCATGAGGTGGAATTCGCCTTTGTGCAAGCAAGCACTGAGAAATTTGTCCATGGCGCGTCTTCGGTGGTTCAGCAAGTCTTGGAGTTTGGAGGGCATGACGCCATTTTTGGGGTCATCGAGTTCCGCAAGAATCGCCGCGTTCAGGTGATTGGTCGGAGCCGAGTTTCTTACGTCAATATGGGCGCGATCCTCTCTCAATTTGGCGGAGGAGGGCACCGAGGAGCCGCCGCCGCCACAATCAAACACAAGACCCCTGAAGTCGTGGTTGAGGAAATCAAGGCCCTGCTTTGTAAGACGCCGCCGGAGCCGGCGCGCGTTCGCGACTTGATGAACTCTCCAGTGGTCACCGTGTCCCATGATACACCACTAGGTGAGGTAGCCGGCGTGCTTCAAACCCACAATATATCTGGGGCACCAGTGATTCGCGACGAAGAGATTTGCGGAATTGTGTCCAAACGCGACGTCCGACGAGCCGAACGTTCTCAGAATCTAGGGCTGCCTGTCAGCTCCCATATGACCCACGAAGTCTCAACGATTTCGCCCCGAGAGCCCATCGAAGATGCGCTTTCCTTGATGATTGAACACGACGTTGGGCGGCTGCCTGTGGTCTCAGATGGCAAGATCGTTGGCATCATCACGCGCACAGACCTTATAGCGGCGCTTTACATGAAGCTTCCCGAGGATTTGGAACCATTGGATGAGCTCTGA
- a CDS encoding serine/threonine protein kinase: MAAPRIVGGYEVVDRLAVGGMAEIYIAKSRGIDGFEKQYVLKLIHPKHTGDQDFLRMLVDEAKLTAQLEHVNIVQVIGLGIHEDQYFIVMEYVRGKDLFQILNQAYDMRVPMPLDVCTYIAREVLSGLHYAHTKKDQKTGKPLNLVHRDVSPQNILVSWNGEVKVADFGVAKAAVAARPETQAGVIKGKFRYMSPEQAWGEKLDGRSDVFAVSLCLYEMITSSMAYEDEPDMRKMLARMREAKFQPPRGHRSELDEELESILMKGLKRRRQDRWEDAFEYELALSADLSNRTPNFTRHRVAAFLAKLFPDESPFETEKFVSKMEDPATQPISMDGPTGPRHQAMSAKPKPADSDDATLGIAASDLLVEEDSLDSEEHTLRQSIIKHKVVIGAASQTPEVTDEFEVGKTELFAGQHDPDAQLTANLPRPSTSGPQSFEPKPPQAIPTSWMPKEVPNQFPLKQNTHPALAAIQNGVEKANAQFQVMMADPEQRKIVLGVALVVLVTFLILFLYVAIG; this comes from the coding sequence ATGGCTGCACCTAGAATTGTCGGTGGTTACGAGGTTGTGGATCGATTGGCGGTCGGCGGAATGGCCGAGATCTATATCGCCAAGAGTCGTGGAATTGACGGCTTCGAGAAGCAATACGTACTCAAGCTTATTCACCCCAAACACACGGGTGACCAAGACTTCCTGCGAATGCTCGTTGATGAAGCGAAACTCACAGCGCAGCTCGAACACGTCAATATCGTCCAAGTCATTGGGCTCGGAATTCATGAGGACCAGTACTTCATCGTCATGGAGTACGTGCGTGGAAAAGACCTCTTTCAGATCCTGAACCAAGCCTACGATATGCGTGTGCCGATGCCGCTCGATGTCTGCACGTACATCGCTCGAGAGGTGCTCTCGGGACTTCATTACGCTCACACGAAAAAGGACCAGAAGACGGGCAAGCCCCTGAATTTGGTGCATCGAGACGTCAGTCCTCAAAACATCCTCGTGAGCTGGAATGGTGAGGTCAAGGTCGCAGATTTCGGTGTCGCGAAGGCCGCTGTGGCGGCACGTCCAGAAACCCAGGCCGGGGTTATCAAGGGCAAGTTTCGATACATGTCCCCGGAACAGGCATGGGGCGAGAAGCTCGACGGTCGAAGTGATGTGTTTGCCGTCTCACTTTGCCTCTACGAAATGATCACCTCGAGCATGGCTTATGAAGACGAGCCGGACATGCGAAAGATGTTGGCGCGCATGAGAGAGGCTAAGTTTCAGCCGCCGCGAGGCCATCGCTCTGAGCTCGACGAGGAGCTCGAATCGATTCTGATGAAGGGTCTCAAACGGCGAAGACAGGATCGTTGGGAAGACGCGTTTGAGTACGAACTGGCGCTAAGTGCGGATCTCTCCAACCGAACCCCTAATTTTACGCGTCATCGTGTGGCGGCTTTCCTTGCGAAACTCTTTCCGGACGAGTCGCCCTTCGAAACCGAGAAGTTTGTCTCGAAGATGGAAGACCCTGCGACGCAGCCGATCTCGATGGACGGTCCAACGGGCCCGAGGCATCAGGCGATGAGCGCCAAACCGAAGCCTGCTGACTCGGATGACGCTACACTCGGAATCGCTGCAAGCGACCTCTTAGTGGAAGAGGATTCTCTAGACTCCGAGGAGCACACCTTAAGGCAGAGCATCATCAAGCATAAGGTGGTGATTGGGGCCGCGAGTCAAACGCCCGAAGTCACAGATGAGTTCGAGGTCGGAAAGACTGAACTTTTTGCAGGTCAACACGACCCAGACGCGCAGTTGACCGCCAATCTGCCTCGCCCAAGCACCTCGGGGCCTCAGTCATTTGAACCCAAGCCGCCACAGGCGATCCCGACGTCTTGGATGCCAAAAGAAGTCCCAAATCAGTTCCCACTCAAGCAGAACACGCATCCTGCGCTGGCCGCGATTCAAAACGGCGTGGAGAAGGCGAACGCTCAGTTTCAGGTGATGATGGCGGACCCTGAACAACGAAAGATCGTCCTCGGCGTGGCCCTCGTTGTGCTCGTCACCTTTCTGATTCTCTTTCTCTACGTCGCGATCGGCTAA
- the greA gene encoding transcription elongation factor GreA produces the protein MKVPMTAEGYRALRDELDHLKRVERHKIVAEIEVARAHGDLKENAEYHAAKEKQGFVEGRIQEIEAYLSNADVIDVGTLSGSRVVFGATVTVFDVEDDEEKTYKIVGDAEADLKNGKISFKSPIAKALIGKEEGDEVTVKAPGGDRVVEIVGVQFI, from the coding sequence ATGAAAGTTCCTATGACTGCTGAAGGTTATCGCGCGCTCAGAGATGAGCTAGACCACCTCAAACGTGTGGAGCGGCACAAAATTGTAGCCGAGATCGAAGTTGCAAGAGCCCACGGCGACCTCAAAGAGAACGCCGAGTACCATGCAGCCAAAGAGAAGCAAGGCTTTGTGGAGGGCCGGATTCAAGAGATCGAAGCATATCTCTCGAACGCTGACGTCATCGACGTGGGAACGCTCTCAGGGTCGCGCGTAGTCTTCGGTGCCACAGTGACGGTATTCGACGTAGAAGATGACGAAGAGAAGACCTACAAAATCGTGGGCGATGCTGAGGCAGACCTCAAGAACGGAAAAATCTCCTTCAAATCCCCGATCGCCAAGGCGTTGATCGGGAAAGAGGAAGGAGATGAGGTGACCGTCAAGGCGCCAGGCGGCGACCGAGTCGTTGAGATTGTAGGCGTCCAGTTTATCTAA
- a CDS encoding MFS transporter yields MQVRQRHWAITLALIYAFQLGAGFAYSYFPRYLATLGLGAAAIGMLLSVTSVARSVSMPVWSWFADFPDSEGEHRGRRFVQVLFVLASPFLLLPFIQNPWIVGSLLVWSSLTLGSTLPILDVVTMRELGAGAFGRIRAWGSLGFGLTAGSFALAGLWLTHEALALLSPWVIVVGTLAAGFAAFSMPASSPVQEYTSKASWKDFLVMLRNPWILVLMPLWSLHWASQMPYNVFIVFFAEEQGFASWAPGAAVALGIAAEIAFLARGQTLIDRLGPTLSFGVMVIFTALRWILSAFALNSFVFVALQVLHGLSFGGFMLSMMAVLNKEVDPKIRTSAQSLLYVIVFGVGGAIGQALSGWILDESDGKTLFLAAGGLELLVCVPTLIIIVGYRMRGRHRRVQKETY; encoded by the coding sequence TTGCAAGTTCGACAACGCCACTGGGCCATAACACTCGCATTGATCTACGCATTCCAACTGGGTGCAGGTTTTGCGTACTCATATTTTCCGCGCTATCTGGCAACGCTCGGCCTCGGCGCTGCTGCCATCGGAATGCTCTTGAGCGTGACTTCTGTGGCGAGGAGCGTGTCGATGCCGGTCTGGTCTTGGTTCGCCGATTTTCCAGACAGCGAGGGCGAACACCGAGGAAGACGCTTTGTCCAAGTGCTCTTCGTGCTGGCGAGCCCGTTTCTTTTGCTCCCGTTCATCCAAAACCCATGGATCGTCGGATCGCTGCTCGTCTGGAGCTCGCTGACCTTAGGATCCACGCTGCCAATCTTAGACGTGGTGACGATGAGAGAACTCGGGGCTGGCGCGTTTGGACGCATACGCGCGTGGGGCTCTCTGGGTTTCGGACTGACGGCGGGCAGCTTCGCCCTAGCCGGCCTCTGGCTCACTCACGAGGCTCTCGCCCTTCTTAGCCCATGGGTGATCGTTGTGGGCACGCTCGCTGCGGGATTCGCGGCATTTTCAATGCCCGCCTCGAGCCCCGTCCAGGAATACACCTCCAAGGCATCGTGGAAAGACTTTTTGGTCATGCTTCGAAACCCGTGGATTTTGGTCCTCATGCCGCTCTGGAGCCTGCATTGGGCATCACAGATGCCCTACAACGTGTTCATCGTGTTTTTTGCCGAAGAACAAGGCTTTGCGAGTTGGGCACCGGGGGCCGCGGTAGCACTTGGCATCGCAGCCGAAATCGCGTTTCTGGCCCGTGGTCAAACACTGATCGACCGACTCGGCCCTACCCTCTCCTTCGGCGTCATGGTCATCTTCACGGCATTGAGGTGGATCCTGAGCGCGTTCGCCCTGAATTCATTCGTCTTCGTTGCCCTGCAGGTATTGCACGGCCTGAGTTTTGGCGGATTTATGCTCTCCATGATGGCCGTCTTGAACAAGGAGGTCGACCCGAAGATCAGGACAAGCGCGCAGTCTTTGCTCTACGTCATCGTGTTTGGCGTTGGCGGCGCAATCGGGCAAGCCTTGAGTGGGTGGATACTGGACGAGAGCGATGGGAAGACTCTCTTTTTGGCTGCCGGCGGATTGGAGCTCCTCGTGTGTGTGCCGACCCTCATCATCATCGTGGGGTATCGAATGCGAGGCAGACACCGAAGGGTACAAAAAGAAACCTACTAG
- a CDS encoding deoxynucleoside kinase — protein sequence MQPKLFVALAGNIGAGKSTAAKIISRHFGFELFHEPVVENRFLKNYYKDMRRWSFTLQMEFLLARVEHHRSIERLPGGCVQDRTLIEDPEIFAKYLHGLGHMTDNELHLYFDYFQRFNEHVRQPDRVILLHTPDVNVLLRRIAERGREEERGITTDFLRGLNGYYETFDQVSANKYNLEVLKIDVTHRDFRQGEERKRFLEEVQAFLEDALDSNNELPFMVDPTDDRI from the coding sequence ATGCAACCGAAATTATTTGTGGCCCTTGCAGGAAATATCGGGGCCGGAAAAAGCACGGCAGCGAAAATCATTTCGAGGCATTTTGGATTCGAACTCTTTCACGAGCCGGTGGTCGAGAATCGCTTCCTGAAGAACTACTATAAAGACATGCGGCGCTGGAGCTTTACACTTCAAATGGAGTTCCTGCTCGCCCGCGTCGAACATCATAGAAGTATCGAGAGGCTTCCCGGTGGTTGCGTGCAAGACCGCACCCTCATTGAAGATCCGGAGATTTTCGCAAAATATCTCCACGGGCTTGGGCACATGACCGACAACGAGCTCCACCTCTATTTCGACTATTTCCAACGATTCAATGAGCATGTTCGTCAGCCGGACCGCGTTATCCTTTTGCACACGCCCGATGTGAACGTCTTGTTGCGCCGAATTGCGGAGCGCGGGCGAGAGGAAGAGCGTGGAATCACCACTGATTTCCTGCGTGGACTCAATGGGTACTACGAGACCTTTGACCAGGTCAGCGCCAACAAGTACAACCTCGAAGTGCTCAAAATTGACGTCACGCACCGAGACTTTCGGCAGGGAGAGGAGCGCAAACGGTTCTTGGAAGAAGTTCAAGCCTTCTTGGAAGACGCACTGGACTCCAACAACGAACTTCCGTTCATGGTAGACCCAACAGACGACCGCATCTAA
- a CDS encoding 1-aminocyclopropane-1-carboxylate deaminase/D-cysteine desulfhydrase, translating to MSQPELFRRFPSLSIPYRALATIPTPVDHFEALGSRMGIDLWVKRDDQSGALYGGNKLRKLEFLLADALEKGLEHVWTVGAIGSHHALATALWARKLGLEPSVLHFPQPLTPHVQKNIKAIATTRANLTLADHRNDLPAEVFKVKLREWLSSGRDFYYIPGGGSSPLGTVGYVNAALELAAQCEAEAIPIPDVIYVAAGTCGTLVGLTLGLKIAGLATKVIGVRVVDKVICNKPLCAYLGHQVSDLLYEAGMRNVPRLSNKDYHLTGDYFGGAYGVPTAPGEAAIANAKTYGLNLEGTYTGKAFSALEAQASDWQSKTVMYWHTLSGADLTDVLEQFTPEMLPPEYREFLEPV from the coding sequence GTGAGCCAACCTGAACTATTTCGTCGATTCCCATCGCTTAGCATTCCATACCGAGCCCTCGCCACAATCCCAACGCCCGTGGACCATTTTGAGGCACTCGGTAGCCGCATGGGCATTGATCTTTGGGTGAAGCGCGATGATCAAAGTGGAGCGCTCTATGGAGGGAACAAGTTGCGAAAGCTTGAGTTCCTTCTGGCTGACGCTCTAGAGAAGGGTCTGGAACACGTGTGGACGGTTGGGGCCATCGGCTCGCACCATGCCCTGGCGACCGCACTCTGGGCGAGGAAGCTCGGTTTGGAGCCATCCGTGTTGCACTTTCCGCAGCCGCTCACGCCTCACGTTCAAAAGAATATCAAGGCCATAGCGACCACGCGGGCCAATCTCACGCTCGCTGACCACAGGAATGACCTCCCAGCCGAGGTATTCAAGGTCAAACTTCGAGAGTGGCTAAGCTCTGGGCGCGACTTTTACTACATTCCAGGTGGCGGCTCGTCACCACTTGGTACCGTCGGATACGTCAATGCTGCCCTTGAACTAGCTGCCCAATGTGAGGCTGAAGCCATCCCGATCCCTGACGTAATCTACGTGGCGGCAGGGACATGCGGCACGTTGGTGGGCTTGACCCTCGGGCTCAAAATCGCCGGACTCGCTACCAAGGTCATCGGAGTGCGAGTTGTAGATAAGGTGATTTGCAATAAGCCACTTTGCGCCTATCTCGGACACCAAGTCAGTGATCTCCTCTACGAGGCAGGGATGAGAAACGTTCCAAGGCTCTCAAACAAAGACTACCACTTAACTGGCGACTATTTCGGCGGTGCGTACGGCGTCCCCACCGCACCTGGTGAGGCCGCAATCGCCAACGCCAAGACGTATGGCCTTAACCTGGAAGGTACTTACACCGGTAAGGCGTTTTCAGCTCTCGAAGCTCAGGCTTCGGACTGGCAATCAAAGACCGTGATGTACTGGCACACATTGAGTGGTGCCGATCTCACCGACGTCCTTGAGCAATTTACTCCAGAAATGCTACCACCAGAGTATCGAGAGTTTTTGGAGCCCGTATGA
- a CDS encoding NAD(P)H-quinone oxidoreductase: MKAIKVENEHLVWGEVPTPRPGPDEVLVQVYASAVNRADLLQRRGLYPPPQGVTEVMGLEAAGVIAQVGSKVKDWKVGDRVASLLPGGGYAEYVTTPSALLIPVPAEIPLEMAAAIPEVFYTAFLNIFLEATLQEGERLLVHAGASGVGTAAIQLARSFGAEVFATASQPKLAFLEELGAHAIDRHNEDFAAHIMDLTDGEGVDVILDPVGGGYLESNISALSRGGRLVLIGLMGGGSATLDLRRVLSRQITVLGSTLRGRSVEEKADITQYFLREVWPLVLSGEIAPVIDSVYKIEDTEKAHEHVASNLTTGKVVLSVTSRGA, from the coding sequence ATGAAGGCGATTAAGGTTGAAAACGAGCATTTGGTGTGGGGGGAGGTTCCCACACCCCGTCCCGGCCCCGACGAAGTGCTGGTCCAGGTCTACGCGAGTGCGGTTAACCGCGCGGATCTCCTGCAGCGTCGCGGACTTTACCCACCCCCACAAGGTGTGACGGAAGTGATGGGGCTCGAGGCCGCCGGAGTAATTGCGCAGGTGGGCTCCAAGGTTAAAGACTGGAAAGTCGGTGATCGTGTGGCTAGCCTCCTACCCGGCGGCGGTTATGCTGAATATGTCACAACGCCCTCAGCTCTACTCATCCCGGTACCCGCCGAGATTCCGTTGGAGATGGCAGCCGCTATCCCTGAGGTTTTCTACACCGCTTTTCTAAACATTTTTCTTGAAGCAACACTTCAAGAAGGTGAGCGTCTGCTCGTGCACGCCGGGGCGTCTGGTGTCGGAACCGCCGCTATTCAGCTGGCGCGCTCGTTTGGGGCCGAGGTCTTCGCAACCGCGAGTCAGCCTAAACTGGCGTTTTTGGAAGAGCTCGGCGCTCACGCCATCGACCGCCATAATGAAGATTTCGCGGCACACATCATGGACTTGACGGACGGCGAGGGCGTGGACGTCATCTTGGACCCCGTCGGTGGTGGTTATCTCGAGTCCAATATCAGCGCACTTTCTCGGGGAGGACGCCTCGTTCTTATCGGCTTGATGGGGGGAGGCAGTGCGACCCTGGATCTACGGCGGGTGCTTTCGCGCCAGATCACGGTCCTCGGGAGCACATTGCGGGGACGAAGTGTGGAGGAAAAGGCTGATATTACACAATACTTTCTGCGTGAAGTCTGGCCCTTGGTACTTAGCGGTGAAATCGCGCCCGTCATCGATTCCGTTTACAAGATTGAAGACACCGAAAAGGCTCACGAACATGTCGCTTCAAATCTCACAACGGGCAAAGTTGTGCTCAGCGTGACGTCTCGCGGCGCATAG